TTATCTCAAACAAAATGTACAAAATCCATTCTGATTTTTTGTATAAAATTTACGATTTTACACATTTTTACTCATGTTTTTAGGATTTTTTAGCTTTATTTAAGAATTCTTTTCAAGTTCTTATGTTATAGTGTGTGTGCTAATTTTAAATTTCAGTAAAGGAGAATTCTCAATGAAGTTAGTAAAACTAAGTTTAGTTGCAGCCTTAGCTGCTGGTTCTTTATCAGCATTAAACGCTGTTTCTTTAGAAGAAGCGATTAAAAATGTTGATCTTTCAGGTCAGTTGCGTTACCGCTACAACACAGCAAGCGACTTTGCAAACAACACTCAAAGTTCTGTTGGAGGAAAGCAAAACCACAACTTTAGGGCTGTTCTTGGTGCAAAAGCTCATATTTCTGATGAATTTAGAGTCTTTGGTCAAGCTCAGTTTCAGCCAACAACAGAGGGTGGTTATGGTCCTACAACTGGTAACGGCAACAACAACAGAGCAAAAACTGATGAACCTTTTGTTCTTCGCCAAGCGTATTTAGAATATGTCTTGAGTGATTACGCAACCTCAGCTTCTGTTGGTCGCCAAGAGCTAGGCACTATATGGACAGATGATTTTGTGGGTATAGCTGGTAAGCTTACGAACACTTCTATTGAAGGCGTTACCTTAGCGGCTTTTTGGGTCGATGGCTTTGAAATGGAAGGCGATGGCGATGAAGCTTTTGCACTTTTTGAAAATGGAACAAAAGACAACCTCCACGATTTCTTCTTTAGACAAAACCTTTACGGTGCAGCTGCTGTAACCTCTTTTGATCTTGGAGGACAAAAGATCGACGCTCAACTTTGGTATGGTTTTATGCAAAAAAGAGCCTCTCTTTATGCTCTTGATGTAAAATACAGCCTTGATATAGCTGAGGATTTAAATTGGGGCTTAAGAGCTTCTTATCTAGGAAACTCTGTTGATTCAGCTTTGAAAGACTATGTTGCTAGACGCTACCAAGCAAAAGTAGATAATGGCACTTTTTATAGGGTGGAGGGTGCTTTAAAAGGCTATGGCTTTGATGGAACACTTGGATATCTTGGCTATGGTAAAAAAGACGCTTACACCGTGAACACAGTTGAAGATGTAGGTCAGCTTGGCTTAGCAGGTAAAGAACTTTTCTACTCAAAAGGATCAAACCTTACAGGCGATAAGGGTGAAAATGCTTATGCTTATGCAGTAGCGGGTTATACCCTCCCTCAAGATGTGAGAATCGGTCTTACTTATATCTTCGGTGCAACTAAGGTAGGTGCTTTAGGCTCAGAAGATGGCGGTGGCAAAAAGCAAGAAATCGTAGGCGAGGTAAGCTACAACTACAACAAAAACCTAAATTTCTTGGCTTGGTATTCTTATCTTGATGCCTCAAGTGATCTCAGATCTGGCTTAAATGAAGATAATTACAAGAAAAACACTGTCCGTCTTCAAGCCATATATAATTTCTAAAACTCAAACAAGCGTAGTTGAACAATTACGCTTGTTTAATTTAAATTTATTTTTATCATAAATTCTTATCTATACCAAAAAGGCATTTCCTATCCCCATTGATCTTTTTAAGTTGTTTAATTTTCATTTAAGTTATTTTTACGAACTCTTATGCTACACTAATACCACTAATTTTAAATTTCAGTAAAGGAGAATTCTCAATGAAGTTAGTAAAACTAAGTTTAGTTGCAGCCTTAGCTGCTGGTTCTTTATCAGCATTAAACGCTGTTTCTTTAGAAGATGCGATTAAAAATGTTGATTTTACAGGAAATTTGCGTTACCGCTATGATACAGCAAGTGCCTTTGCAAATAACACTCAAAGTTCTATCAAAAGAAAACAAAGACACGGCTTAAGAGCCCAGCTTAACACTAATGCCCATATCTCTGATGAATTTAGAGTCTTTGGTCAAGCTCAGTATGGAAACTCTAATGAGGGTGGTTATGGTTCTGTAGCTGATGGCAACCGTGCTGATACTCAAGGTTCTTTAAAACTTCGCCAAGCATATTTAGAATATGTCTTGAGTGATTACGCAACCTCAGCCTCTGTTGGTCGCCAAGTATTAGGCACTATATGGACAGATGATTTTGTGGGTATAGCTGGTAAGCTTACAAACACTTCTATCGAGGGCGTTACCTTAGCAGCTTTTTGGGTCGATGGTTTTGAAATGGAAAGTGATGGCGATGAAGCTTTTAATACCACGCTTTTTACTACAAATCTTAAAAACGCACAAAATCAAGACATTCCTGGAACTAACCTCCACGATTTCTTCTTTAGACAAAACCTTTACGGTGCAGCTGCTGTAACCTCTTTTGATCTTGGAGGACAAAAGATCGACGCTCAACTTTGGTATGGTTTTATGCAAAAAAGAGCCTCTCTTTATGCTCTTGATGTAAAATACAGCCTTGATATAGCTGAGGATTTAAATTGGGGCTTAAGAGCTTCTTATCTAGGAAACTCTGTTGATTCTACTTTGAAAGACTATGTTGCTAGACGCTACCAAGCAAAAGTAGATAATGGCACTTTTTATAGAGTAGAAGGCGATCTCAAGGGTTATGGTTTTAACGGAACACTTGGATATCTTGGCTATGGTAAAAAAGACGCTTACACCGTAAACACAGTTGAAGACACAGGCAAACTAGGCTTACCGGGCAAAGAACTTTTCTACTCAAAAGGATCAAACCTTACAGGCGATAAGGGTGAAAATGCTTATGCTTATGCAAAAGTAGGCTATACTCTCCCTCAAGGTGTGAGCTTAAATGTGCATTATCTTTTTGGTGCAACTAAGGTAGGTGCTTTAGGCTCAGAAGATGGCGGTGGTAAAAAGCAAGAAATTTTAGGCTTAGTAAGTTATGATTATAACAAGGCTTTAAATTTCCAAGCTTGGTATTCTTATCTTGATGCCTCAAGTGATCTCAGATCCGGCTTAAATGAAGATAATTACAAGAAAAACACTATCCGTCTTCAAGCACTTTATAAATTCTAATTTTCACTTAGGGTTTGTCTAAACAAACCCTAAAAAAACAAATTTTATCTTTTAAATCTTATAAATTTTATTCTATTTTTGGGCATTTTAAACAAAATTTAAGCAAGTTTTACGAACTCTTATGCTACACTAATACCACTAATTTTAAATTTCAGTAAAGGAGAATTCTCAATGAAGTTAGTAAAACTAAGTTTAGTTGCAGCCTTAGCTGCTGGTTCTTTATCAGCATTAAACGCTGTTTCTTTAGAAGATGCGATTAAAAATGTTGATTTTACAGGAAATTTGCGTTACCGCTATGATACAGCAAGTGATGTGGCAGCTCCTCTTATAGGACAAAGCTCTACAGCGACTTCAAAACAAAGCCACAAGATCAGAGCAAGACTTGGTGTAAAGGCAAGTATAGCTGATGATTTTAAGGTATTTGGTCAAGCTCAGTATGGTGAGTCAGCAAATGGTGGTTATGGTCCTACTACAAATGGCAATAGTGCAGATACACAAAGAGCTTTTAACCTTCGCCAAGCTTACTTAGAGTATACAAACAGCGACTATGCAACCTCAGTGATCGTAGGTCGTCAAGAGCTAGGCACTATCTGGACAGATGATATGGTGGGTATAGCTGGTAAGCTTGTAAACACTTCTATCGAGGGTGTTACCTTAGCAGCTTTTTGGGTCGATGGCTTTGAAGTAGGCGATGGCGAAAGAGCTTTTGCAAATAACAAAGGCGGAGCTTCAGCTTATCAAAATGTAGTAGCTAGTCAAGTTCAAGGAACAGGTGCTGGTAGCTATGCTTATGTATCTGATTTCTTTTATAGACAAAATCTTTATGGTGCAGCAGCTATAACCTCTTTTGATCTTGGTGGATCAAGTCTTGATGCACAAGTTTGGTTTGGTTATATGCAAAAAAGAGCTACACTTTATGCACTTGATGTAAAATACGGCTTAGATCTTGCTGAAGATCTTAAGTGGAACATAAGAGCTTCTTATCTTGGAAACTCACTTGACTCAGCACTTAAAGATAAGCTTAATAATGCTGTTGATAATGGTATGTTATACAGAGTTGATGGTACGATCAAGGGTTATGGCTTTGATGGAACACTTGGTTATGTAAGCTATGGTAAAGATGATAAGGTTACAGTAAATACTGTAGAAGATCAAAACTCTATAGGCTTACTTGGTAAAGAACTTTTCTATGCTGAGGGTTCAAGACTAACTGATGCTCTTGGTAAAAGTGCTTATACTTATGTAGGAGCTGGTTATACTCTACCTCAAGATATCCGCATAGGCGCTCAATATGTCTTTGGTAGCACTAAAGCAGGACATTATGGTGTTGCCGCTGGTGGTGGTAAAAAATCAGAAATCGTAGGCGAGCTAAGCTATAACTATAACAAAAATCTTGGCTTCCTAGCTTACTACTCTTATCTTGATGCTTCAAGTGATGTGCCTTCTGGTGTTGATAGTGATCAATACAAAAAAAGCACAGTTCGCCTTCAAGCATTATATAAATTCTAAGAATTTATGGGGTTTGCTAAGCCAAACCCCATTTAAAACTTCTCTAAATTTATAATCCTCTCTTAAATTTTTATTCTTTTTATCATTAAAAACATGTCTAAATATCTTATGGTGGCATTAAGCCTAAATTTTTTAATTTGAAGTAGGTAAGATCGCACAAACTAAAATATACTAAAAGAGCTAAATTATAAAAGCTCAAAGTGGCTTAAATGAGTGGGTTTTTAATACCTCATTTATAAATTTACGCAAACGCTAAAAAGCATAATGGCAAATTCTTTGCAGTTGCAAACATAGCAAAGTAAAAATCTTAACCCCTAAATTTAAAAATTTTTCTCATAGTCTTTACTTAGTTTTAGTCCTAAAATACCCCATAAAAAGGACAAAACTCCACCACTAATGAGAGTAAAAGCTACGCCAAAGTGTAACAAGCTTGCTTCAAGCTGGGCGGAAAGTGCGTCTCCGCCTCTATAAACCACGGTATCTAAGAAATTTTTGACCTTGTATTTTTCCTCGCTACTCAAAGGCACAAAGAGCATTTCTCTAGCTGGCTTGACAAGGGCGTATTCGCCAACCCTTCGCACGCTCATAGCAATGATGATAGGAAGTAAGGCAGGGTGCGTAAAAGCTAGGATCACAAAGGCAAAGCTTAGTATAAAGCCAAGCGGACAAAGTAGCCATTTTAGGCTTAAATTTGCGATTTTGGCTGTGAAGAAAATTTGAATGATAAAGCTTAAACTTTGCACGATAAAATCTATATTTGCAAAGGCAGCCGTCCTTAAAGCCCTTGAGTTTGGATCGCTTTTTGGAAAAAGCTCGCTGATGATCCTAGCTTGCTCCATGTATAAAAAGGTGCTTACGCTTGTTAAAAGCAAGATAAAGCCCACAAAAACGAGTAAAAATTTAGACTTTATAATGATAGAAAAGCCTATAAACGCACTTTTTGAGCCTATGGGCGTGTTAAATCTTTGTATGAATTTTTGCTTTTCTTCTAAGAGTTTTAGGCTTTCTTTGAGCAAAAACGCCTTGAGTATGAGGACTAAAAAGAGCAAAAGAACGGATATGAGTATGAAATTTTGGGCGTCTAAATGGCTTGAAAGAAGCTTAACGCTAAAAGCTCCAAGTATGCTTCCAAGGCTTGCTCCGGCTGTGATGATACCAAAAAGCCTTTTGCTTTGATCCTTGTTAAAAATATCAGCAAGCAAGCTCCAAGCACTAGAGATGATGAAAAGATTAAAAACGCTTACCCAAACATAAAAAATCCTCGCAAGCCAAACAAAGCCCTGTGAATTCGTAGATATAAAAAATAAAGCCACATAAAAACAAAGCAAATTTGAGGCAAAAAAGATAAAAATGGCATTAAGATAAAATTTACGCTTCACAGCCCCACTTAAACGCATGGCTAATAAAGAGCCAAGAATAGTAGCTATAAAAGTGCCTAAAAAAAGCCATTTTAGCTCATCTTGTCCGCCCTCAAGTCCCAAAGCATCACGCAAAGGACGCAAGATCGCATAAGAGCTAAAAAGCATAAAGATAAAAAGCACGCTTAAGAGTAAAAGCCTTATTTCGCCTTGTTTTAGGCTAAAGATTTTGTTTATTGTTTGCAAGAACATTTTTTACCTTTTTGAGTGTATAAATTTAAATATTTATGAAATTATAAAAGCTGACACCTGGTGTTTGTAAGGGCTAAATTTGAAATTTAGCCTTAAATCAACCCTCAAACCAGCCAAAGACACTTTTTCCTGTATCAAGTCCGGCTATCAAGCTTAGATCTTCCTTACTTAGCTCAAAGTCAAATATGCTGATATTTTCTATCATTCTTTGCTTTTTTGTAGTCTTTGGTATCACGCTAATGCCC
The Campylobacter sp. MIT 99-7217 genome window above contains:
- a CDS encoding major outer membrane protein; amino-acid sequence: MKLVKLSLVAALAAGSLSALNAVSLEDAIKNVDFTGNLRYRYDTASAFANNTQSSIKRKQRHGLRAQLNTNAHISDEFRVFGQAQYGNSNEGGYGSVADGNRADTQGSLKLRQAYLEYVLSDYATSASVGRQVLGTIWTDDFVGIAGKLTNTSIEGVTLAAFWVDGFEMESDGDEAFNTTLFTTNLKNAQNQDIPGTNLHDFFFRQNLYGAAAVTSFDLGGQKIDAQLWYGFMQKRASLYALDVKYSLDIAEDLNWGLRASYLGNSVDSTLKDYVARRYQAKVDNGTFYRVEGDLKGYGFNGTLGYLGYGKKDAYTVNTVEDTGKLGLPGKELFYSKGSNLTGDKGENAYAYAKVGYTLPQGVSLNVHYLFGATKVGALGSEDGGGKKQEILGLVSYDYNKALNFQAWYSYLDASSDLRSGLNEDNYKKNTIRLQALYKF
- a CDS encoding major outer membrane protein, which gives rise to MKLVKLSLVAALAAGSLSALNAVSLEEAIKNVDLSGQLRYRYNTASDFANNTQSSVGGKQNHNFRAVLGAKAHISDEFRVFGQAQFQPTTEGGYGPTTGNGNNNRAKTDEPFVLRQAYLEYVLSDYATSASVGRQELGTIWTDDFVGIAGKLTNTSIEGVTLAAFWVDGFEMEGDGDEAFALFENGTKDNLHDFFFRQNLYGAAAVTSFDLGGQKIDAQLWYGFMQKRASLYALDVKYSLDIAEDLNWGLRASYLGNSVDSALKDYVARRYQAKVDNGTFYRVEGALKGYGFDGTLGYLGYGKKDAYTVNTVEDVGQLGLAGKELFYSKGSNLTGDKGENAYAYAVAGYTLPQDVRIGLTYIFGATKVGALGSEDGGGKKQEIVGEVSYNYNKNLNFLAWYSYLDASSDLRSGLNEDNYKKNTVRLQAIYNF
- a CDS encoding NTP/NDP exchange transporter, whose translation is MFLQTINKIFSLKQGEIRLLLLSVLFIFMLFSSYAILRPLRDALGLEGGQDELKWLFLGTFIATILGSLLAMRLSGAVKRKFYLNAIFIFFASNLLCFYVALFFISTNSQGFVWLARIFYVWVSVFNLFIISSAWSLLADIFNKDQSKRLFGIITAGASLGSILGAFSVKLLSSHLDAQNFILISVLLLFLVLILKAFLLKESLKLLEEKQKFIQRFNTPIGSKSAFIGFSIIIKSKFLLVFVGFILLLTSVSTFLYMEQARIISELFPKSDPNSRALRTAAFANIDFIVQSLSFIIQIFFTAKIANLSLKWLLCPLGFILSFAFVILAFTHPALLPIIIAMSVRRVGEYALVKPAREMLFVPLSSEEKYKVKNFLDTVVYRGGDALSAQLEASLLHFGVAFTLISGGVLSFLWGILGLKLSKDYEKNF
- a CDS encoding major outer membrane protein; this translates as MKLVKLSLVAALAAGSLSALNAVSLEDAIKNVDFTGNLRYRYDTASDVAAPLIGQSSTATSKQSHKIRARLGVKASIADDFKVFGQAQYGESANGGYGPTTNGNSADTQRAFNLRQAYLEYTNSDYATSVIVGRQELGTIWTDDMVGIAGKLVNTSIEGVTLAAFWVDGFEVGDGERAFANNKGGASAYQNVVASQVQGTGAGSYAYVSDFFYRQNLYGAAAITSFDLGGSSLDAQVWFGYMQKRATLYALDVKYGLDLAEDLKWNIRASYLGNSLDSALKDKLNNAVDNGMLYRVDGTIKGYGFDGTLGYVSYGKDDKVTVNTVEDQNSIGLLGKELFYAEGSRLTDALGKSAYTYVGAGYTLPQDIRIGAQYVFGSTKAGHYGVAAGGGKKSEIVGELSYNYNKNLGFLAYYSYLDASSDVPSGVDSDQYKKSTVRLQALYKF